The Vibrio kanaloae genome has a window encoding:
- the fbaA gene encoding class II fructose-bisphosphate aldolase — MSKIFDFVKPGVISGDDVQKVFEVAKENKFALPAVNVVGTDSVNAVLEAAAKVKSPVVVQFSNGGAAFFAGKGVKLEGQGAQVLGAVAGAKYVHAVAEAYGVPVILHTDHAAKKLLPWIDGLLDAGEEFFAQTGKPLFSSHMLDLSEESLEENIETCAKYLERMAKMNMTIEIELGCTGGEEDGVDNSDMDASELYTSPEDVAYAYEKLMEVSPRFTIAASFGNVHGVYQAGNVVLTPTILRDSQAYCSEKFGIAPNALNFVFHGGSGSSEAEIQESIGYGVIKMNIDTDTQWATWDGIRQYSADNFDFLQGQIGNPTGESAPNKKYYDPRVWLRAGQASMVARLEKAFADLNAVDVL; from the coding sequence GTATTTGAAGTAGCAAAAGAAAACAAATTTGCTCTTCCTGCTGTAAACGTTGTTGGTACTGACTCTGTAAACGCAGTACTAGAAGCAGCTGCTAAAGTTAAATCACCAGTAGTTGTTCAGTTCTCTAACGGCGGCGCTGCATTCTTCGCAGGTAAAGGCGTTAAACTTGAAGGTCAAGGCGCACAAGTTCTTGGCGCTGTAGCTGGTGCAAAATACGTACACGCTGTAGCTGAAGCTTACGGTGTTCCAGTTATCCTGCACACTGACCACGCTGCTAAAAAACTTCTTCCATGGATCGACGGTCTACTAGACGCTGGTGAAGAGTTCTTCGCACAAACTGGTAAGCCTCTATTCTCTTCTCACATGCTAGACCTTTCTGAAGAGTCTCTAGAAGAGAACATCGAAACATGTGCTAAGTACCTAGAGCGCATGGCTAAAATGAACATGACAATCGAGATCGAACTTGGTTGTACTGGTGGTGAAGAAGACGGCGTAGATAACTCTGATATGGACGCATCTGAACTTTACACTTCTCCAGAAGACGTAGCGTACGCTTATGAGAAACTAATGGAAGTTAGCCCTCGTTTCACTATCGCTGCTTCTTTCGGCAACGTACACGGTGTTTACCAAGCTGGTAACGTTGTACTGACTCCTACTATCCTACGTGATTCTCAAGCATACTGTTCAGAGAAGTTCGGTATTGCACCTAACGCTCTAAACTTCGTATTCCACGGTGGTTCTGGCTCTTCTGAAGCAGAAATCCAAGAGTCTATCGGTTACGGTGTTATCAAAATGAACATCGATACTGATACACAGTGGGCGACTTGGGACGGTATCCGTCAGTACTCTGCTGACAACTTCGATTTCCTACAAGGTCAAATCGGTAACCCAACTGGCGAATCAGCTCCAAACAAGAAGTACTACGATCCACGCGTATGGTTACGTGCAGGTCAAGCTTCAATGGTTGCTCGTCTAGAGAAAGCATTTGCTGACCTTAATGCTGTAGACGTACTATAA